Proteins encoded in a region of the Victivallis lenta genome:
- a CDS encoding cellulase family glycosylhydrolase: MKFPIFLASMAAGCMLAAADFRGSELFDRNRIVPEGMGVNIHFFDHESGMDALKSLDMRWLRMDITWDRVEREKGVYDFSQVDKLMNDAKARGLRVLAIIDYANKLYEPEQKVISEAGRRAYSAYAAALVRRYAGHDVIWEIWNEPNNSGFWPGNDPGEYMELVKAAVPAMREADPQAVILGPSAYRVAPEYMEACFKAGLFDYVDAVSFHPYRRHRPEEVLDDVAVLRELMRKYRGPGRELPPIVCSEWGFSATQHDGENGQALRVPRAALLSLMAGSIMTSGTTAATRPTANTTTGSSLRRRS, translated from the coding sequence ATGAAGTTTCCGATATTTCTTGCCAGCATGGCAGCCGGCTGCATGCTGGCTGCCGCCGATTTTCGCGGCAGTGAACTGTTCGACCGGAACCGCATTGTTCCGGAGGGGATGGGGGTCAACATCCATTTCTTCGACCATGAGTCCGGCATGGATGCGCTGAAGTCGCTCGATATGCGATGGCTCCGCATGGACATCACCTGGGATCGCGTCGAGCGGGAAAAGGGAGTCTATGACTTCTCGCAGGTCGATAAGCTCATGAACGATGCGAAAGCGCGCGGCCTGCGCGTGCTCGCCATCATCGATTATGCGAACAAACTCTACGAGCCGGAGCAGAAAGTGATTTCCGAGGCCGGGCGCCGGGCCTACTCCGCCTATGCCGCCGCGCTGGTGCGGCGTTACGCCGGGCATGACGTGATCTGGGAGATCTGGAACGAGCCGAACAACAGCGGCTTCTGGCCCGGCAACGATCCGGGCGAGTACATGGAACTGGTGAAAGCCGCGGTTCCGGCGATGCGCGAGGCGGACCCTCAGGCTGTGATTCTCGGCCCGTCGGCTTACCGCGTCGCCCCGGAATACATGGAGGCCTGCTTCAAGGCCGGATTGTTCGATTATGTCGATGCCGTGAGCTTCCACCCGTACCGCCGCCACCGGCCGGAGGAGGTGCTCGACGATGTCGCCGTGCTGCGCGAACTGATGCGGAAATACCGCGGTCCCGGCCGCGAACTGCCGCCGATCGTCTGCAGCGAATGGGGATTCAGCGCAACCCAGCACGACGGCGAGAACGGGCAGGCTCTGCGCGTGCCGCGCGCGGCGCTGCTTTCGCTTATGGCCGGATCTATTATGACCTCTGGAACGACGGCGGCGACGCGACCAACAGCGAACACAACTACGGGCTCTTCACTTCGCCGCCGTTCCTGA
- a CDS encoding 6-pyruvoyl trahydropterin synthase family protein, whose translation MRSITKFELQYAHRFYKFQGEAQYLHGHTGVLTIEVEDAIEPGVNMVYPCNEIQKVAWNVLKNFDHALVLREDDPLLPAILDVYEKQGIRNGAPANKMKGEAFRTGLATAYPDCRLVVTKETMTVEGMIKIVYDLLKDKLNIAKITFTSGVNAAAQEYAPGKTIDRCPLCGVALIDGVCPKCGYRKH comes from the coding sequence ATGAGAAGCATCACGAAGTTCGAGCTGCAGTACGCGCACCGATTCTACAAATTCCAGGGGGAGGCCCAGTATCTGCACGGCCACACCGGCGTCCTGACGATTGAGGTAGAGGATGCCATCGAGCCCGGCGTCAACATGGTTTATCCCTGCAACGAGATTCAGAAAGTCGCCTGGAACGTGCTGAAAAACTTCGACCACGCCCTGGTCCTGCGGGAAGACGACCCGCTGCTTCCGGCCATCCTCGACGTCTACGAGAAGCAGGGGATCAGGAACGGCGCTCCCGCCAACAAGATGAAGGGGGAAGCTTTCCGGACCGGGCTTGCAACCGCCTATCCCGACTGCCGCCTGGTCGTCACCAAAGAGACCATGACGGTCGAAGGCATGATCAAGATCGTCTACGATCTGCTGAAGGACAAGCTCAACATCGCGAAGATCACCTTCACCAGCGGCGTCAATGCCGCCGCGCAGGAGTACGCGCCGGGCAAAACGATCGACCGCTGCCCGCTCTGCGGCGTCGCCCTGATCGACGGCGTCTGCCCGAAGTGCGGATACAGGAAGCACTGA
- a CDS encoding CatB-related O-acetyltransferase: MNHAVFPRTGDTQTVYLKKVITNPNIQVGEYTIYNDFVNDPVLFEKNNVLYQYPVNHDKLIIGKFCSIACGAKFIFNSANHTLHSLSTYPFPIFFEEWGLERKEVASAWDNKGDIIIGNDVWIGYEAVILAGVSIGDGAIVGTRAVVTKDVPPYTIVGGVPAKPIRRRFDEATVARMLELQWWNWPDERIRKAIPAIQSGNLEILTQC, encoded by the coding sequence ATGAATCATGCCGTCTTTCCCAGAACCGGGGATACCCAAACGGTTTATCTGAAAAAGGTCATTACGAATCCGAATATTCAGGTCGGCGAATATACGATCTACAATGATTTCGTCAATGATCCGGTATTATTCGAGAAAAACAATGTATTGTATCAGTATCCGGTCAACCATGATAAATTGATCATCGGCAAATTCTGTTCGATTGCCTGCGGAGCAAAATTCATCTTCAACAGCGCGAACCATACGCTGCATTCACTCTCGACCTATCCGTTCCCGATTTTTTTTGAAGAATGGGGACTTGAGCGGAAAGAGGTGGCTTCGGCCTGGGACAACAAAGGCGACATCATCATAGGAAACGATGTCTGGATCGGTTATGAGGCGGTCATTCTCGCCGGCGTTTCGATAGGTGACGGAGCCATCGTAGGGACGCGTGCCGTGGTAACCAAAGATGTTCCGCCCTATACGATTGTCGGAGGAGTGCCGGCAAAGCCGATCCGCAGGCGTTTTGATGAAGCAACTGTGGCACGCATGTTGGAGCTGCAATGGTGGAACTGGCCGGATGAACGGATACGGAAAGCGATCCCGGCAATCCAATCGGGAAATTTGGAAATCTTAACTCAATGTTGA